One Maribacter cobaltidurans genomic window carries:
- a CDS encoding CopD family protein → MTDYYNYIKALHLIFVITWFAGLFYIPRLFIYHIEAQDKPSPEKEILSKQFKLMEKRLWYIITWPSAILATLFAVWLLILAPYWLQQPWMHVKLGFVVLLIAYHIKNHLIFKKFQRDEISYTSNYMRIWNEGATLILFSVVFLVILKSTFNWILGVVGIVVLGLLLMLGIKLYKNIRNKNPEA, encoded by the coding sequence ATGACAGATTATTATAATTATATAAAGGCCCTGCATCTCATATTTGTAATAACATGGTTTGCAGGGCTTTTTTATATTCCAAGATTATTCATCTATCATATTGAGGCCCAGGATAAACCTTCTCCGGAAAAGGAAATCCTAAGCAAACAATTTAAATTGATGGAAAAAAGGCTATGGTACATCATTACTTGGCCTTCTGCTATACTAGCTACCTTATTTGCAGTTTGGCTCTTGATTTTAGCCCCGTATTGGCTTCAACAACCCTGGATGCATGTTAAATTAGGTTTTGTAGTGTTGCTTATAGCCTACCATATTAAAAACCATCTAATCTTTAAGAAATTTCAAAGAGATGAGATAAGCTATACCTCTAATTATATGCGTATTTGGAACGAAGGGGCTACCCTAATATTATTCTCGGTAGTTTTCTTAGTAATATTGAAAAGTACTTTCAATTGGATTTTGGGGGTGGTAGGTATTGTCGTTCTTGGTTTACTGTTGATGCTAGGTATTAAACTCTACAAAAACATCCGGAATAAAAACCCCGAAGCCTAG
- a CDS encoding WD40/YVTN/BNR-like repeat-containing protein, which produces MKEPNKLLLFLGFMFATLVGFSQTANDYFQPMNYRNIGPFRGGRSVTASGVVNDPMTYYMGTTGGGLWKTETAGQKWENISDGYFKTGSVGAVAVSKSNPNILYCGMGEHAPRGVMTSYGDGVYKSTDGGRTWHHLGLEKTQHISRIIIHPTNPDIVYVAAQGALFEGNPERGIYKSTDGGKTWKNTLFVNDLTGAAELSMDANYPEIMYAAMWEHQRKPNIVISGGVGSGLYKSTDAGETWTKIHKGLPEEKGKMAIAVSPANSNKVYAIIESDSNADKGGLFVSNDAGESWSMVSGDNRLVQRAWYYIEVFADPNDEDTVYVLSASMFRSEDGGKTWETIDVPHGDTHDLWINPENSKNIVLADDGGATITFDYGKNWSSQDNMPTAQFYRISVDNLFPYNIYGGQQDNTSVRIASLSLGRGGISEQDWTYAAGGESAFLAFDPDNPRYVLGGSYLGTIEVLDMDTKSSTNIMAAPIQYLGREARNMKYLYNWNAPIIGSIHEPGTYYHGAQLVLRTRDMGVTWEEISPDLTRDIDEKQGNGGGPYTNEAVGAENYGTLAYMIESPHEKGVFWTGSDDGFVHITKNGGETWDNVTPKGLKECLINAIEVSPHDPATAYIATTRYKFNDYTPALYKTTDYGKTWTNISSGIPYGAFTRVVREDKKKKDLLYAGTEQGMYISWNGGKTWEPFQLNLPVTPVLDLKVHRGDLIVATSGRSFWILDNIGALTQYEPSQKGLKILKPSPGYAGSWGSPLSANSKDIKATDAFEGVNPANGMVLYYELPKLGDSTKVTMKIKDSKGKLIRSFSSEKDKDYIPHNGGGAPPAPVLPKEQGLNRFVWDMGHAIVPGIPGVYIEASFRGHKAIPGKYTLELTVGGETVSTQGEIKAIPTIEMKPGQFEEYDEVMGEMEQKITEMHTMVNSLFKVQKELKEVLAGLEDETLKAKGQALLDKMKAWDEDMVQRKSQAYDDVENFPNKFTAEYLFLLNQTSGSIPRVNKSNLDRKKELDQQWIPLKSRGEALIKTDIPAYNRALWESGIGALRF; this is translated from the coding sequence ATGAAGGAACCGAATAAATTATTGCTTTTTCTTGGGTTTATGTTCGCCACGCTGGTTGGTTTTTCGCAAACAGCCAACGATTATTTCCAACCGATGAACTATCGGAATATTGGGCCTTTTCGTGGAGGTAGGTCGGTCACTGCTTCTGGTGTGGTTAACGATCCAATGACCTATTATATGGGTACGACTGGAGGTGGACTATGGAAAACGGAGACTGCAGGACAAAAATGGGAGAATATTTCAGATGGATATTTTAAAACAGGATCTGTAGGTGCCGTTGCAGTTTCTAAATCCAATCCCAATATTCTTTATTGTGGAATGGGTGAGCATGCCCCTAGGGGTGTAATGACTTCCTACGGTGATGGGGTTTATAAGTCCACCGACGGAGGAAGAACTTGGCATCATTTGGGTTTGGAGAAAACGCAACATATTTCAAGAATTATCATTCATCCAACCAATCCGGATATTGTTTACGTGGCGGCTCAAGGAGCATTATTTGAAGGTAATCCCGAAAGAGGCATCTATAAATCGACAGATGGAGGAAAGACTTGGAAAAATACCCTTTTCGTTAATGACTTGACCGGAGCTGCCGAGCTTTCCATGGATGCCAACTACCCAGAAATTATGTACGCTGCGATGTGGGAACATCAGCGTAAACCGAATATTGTTATCAGCGGTGGAGTAGGCAGTGGCCTTTATAAATCTACCGATGCCGGCGAGACCTGGACAAAAATCCATAAAGGCCTTCCTGAAGAAAAGGGAAAAATGGCCATTGCGGTGAGTCCGGCCAACTCCAACAAAGTATATGCGATAATAGAGAGTGATTCCAATGCGGATAAAGGTGGACTTTTTGTCTCCAATGATGCGGGTGAATCTTGGTCCATGGTCAGCGGTGACAATAGATTGGTGCAACGGGCCTGGTATTATATTGAAGTGTTTGCAGACCCCAATGACGAGGATACGGTATATGTTTTGAGTGCCTCGATGTTCCGTTCCGAGGATGGAGGCAAAACTTGGGAAACCATTGATGTCCCCCATGGTGATACCCACGACCTGTGGATTAATCCAGAGAATTCTAAAAACATTGTTTTAGCGGATGATGGAGGGGCAACCATCACTTTTGATTATGGAAAAAATTGGTCCTCACAGGATAATATGCCAACGGCCCAGTTCTACAGAATTAGTGTGGATAACTTGTTTCCGTACAATATCTATGGCGGTCAGCAAGATAATACCTCGGTACGTATTGCGAGTTTGTCCCTGGGCAGAGGCGGAATATCGGAACAGGATTGGACCTATGCTGCGGGAGGTGAAAGTGCCTTTTTGGCCTTTGATCCGGATAATCCAAGATATGTGTTAGGAGGCAGTTACTTGGGAACTATTGAAGTATTGGATATGGATACCAAAAGTTCGACCAATATTATGGCCGCACCTATTCAATATTTGGGGCGTGAAGCCAGAAATATGAAATATCTCTATAATTGGAATGCTCCTATTATCGGCTCAATTCACGAACCTGGCACCTATTATCATGGGGCTCAATTAGTACTTAGGACTCGAGACATGGGGGTAACGTGGGAAGAAATTTCGCCCGATCTTACGAGGGACATTGATGAAAAGCAAGGAAACGGCGGCGGACCCTATACCAATGAGGCTGTTGGAGCCGAAAATTATGGTACACTGGCTTATATGATAGAGTCTCCGCATGAGAAAGGTGTTTTTTGGACAGGGAGCGATGATGGCTTTGTCCATATCACTAAAAACGGAGGAGAAACTTGGGATAATGTTACGCCCAAAGGACTAAAGGAATGTTTGATCAATGCGATTGAGGTGTCACCTCATGATCCGGCCACGGCCTATATCGCAACAACCCGATACAAGTTTAATGATTACACCCCTGCACTTTACAAAACAACCGACTATGGTAAAACTTGGACCAATATTAGTTCAGGGATTCCGTATGGAGCCTTTACCAGGGTAGTAAGGGAAGACAAAAAGAAAAAGGACCTGCTGTATGCCGGGACCGAACAGGGCATGTATATTTCTTGGAACGGAGGTAAAACTTGGGAACCTTTCCAACTGAACTTGCCAGTAACTCCTGTGTTAGACTTAAAAGTGCATCGGGGAGATTTGATAGTGGCAACTTCTGGCCGTTCTTTTTGGATATTGGACAACATAGGGGCATTGACGCAATATGAACCTTCCCAAAAAGGTCTGAAGATCTTAAAACCGAGCCCTGGATATGCTGGGTCTTGGGGAAGTCCACTTTCAGCAAACTCCAAGGACATAAAAGCAACCGATGCTTTTGAAGGAGTAAACCCTGCCAATGGAATGGTACTTTATTATGAATTGCCCAAATTGGGGGATTCTACCAAGGTTACTATGAAAATCAAGGATTCAAAGGGTAAATTAATACGAAGCTTTAGTTCTGAGAAGGACAAGGACTATATACCACATAATGGAGGAGGAGCTCCTCCGGCACCTGTTCTGCCCAAAGAGCAAGGATTAAACCGTTTCGTTTGGGACATGGGCCATGCCATTGTTCCAGGGATACCTGGAGTGTATATAGAAGCGAGCTTTAGGGGGCATAAAGCTATCCCGGGCAAATATACTTTAGAACTTACCGTAGGGGGGGAAACAGTAAGCACACAAGGGGAAATCAAAGCCATTCCAACCATTGAGATGAAACCAGGGCAGTTTGAGGAGTATGACGAGGTGATGGGCGAAATGGAGCAAAAGATTACTGAGATGCATACCATGGTCAATTCACTTTTCAAAGTACAAAAAGAACTAAAAGAAGTACTTGCAGGCTTGGAAGATGAAACCTTAAAAGCCAAGGGACAGGCACTTTTGGATAAAATGAAGGCATGGGACGAGGATATGGTACAACGAAAGTCACAGGCCTATGACGATGTAGAAAATTTCCCGAATAAGTTTACCGCAGAGTATCTATTTCTATTGAATCAGACTAGTGGAAGCATTCCGAGGGTAAACAAATCAAATTTGGATCGTAAAAAGGAACTGGATCAACAGTGGATACCTTTAAAGTCTAGAGGAGAAGCATTGATTAAAACGGATATACCTGCCTACAATAGGGCACTTTGGGAATCAGGAATTGGGGCTCTTCGCTTTTAA
- a CDS encoding WD40/YVTN/BNR-like repeat-containing protein yields MGLMALLLLLFTNTAEAQRRNKSKSVTVTYPEELYSSLDYREIGPFRGGRSAAVTGVPGEPNLYYFGATGGGVWKTLDGGRTWENISDGYFGGSIGAVEVAQSDPNVMYVGGGEQTLRGNVSSGYGVWKTVDAGKTWEKAGLEKSRHVPRIRVHPTDYNTVYAAVLGDIYKPTKERGVYKSTDGGKTWKQVLFVNDQAGAVDLTFDPNNPRILYASTWRAQRTPYSLSSGGEGSALWKSTDSGETWKEISKNEGFPTDTLGIIGVAVSPKNSERVWAIVENKEKGGLYRSEDGGKKWTLVNSDRSLRQRAWYYTRVYADTQDEDVVYVLNVSYHKSTDGGKSFKSFNAPHGDHHDLWISPEDGQRMIIGDDGGAQISYDGGETWSTYYNQPTAQYYRVTTDNHFPYRIYVAQQDNSTLRVNHRSDGSAITEDDWEETAGGESAWIAVDPENDDIVYGGSYDGFLTRVNHEKGTVRGINVWPDNPMGAGAEAMKYRFQWNFPILFSRHDPNKLYTFSNHVHMTTNEGQSWEVLSGDLTRNDPTKLGSSGGPITQDNTSVEYYCTIFTANESPLKEGLLWVGSDDGLIHVTKDGGKTWENVTPANMPEWNMINSIEPSYFDEGTCYVAATRYKLGDFQPYLYKTTDYGQTWTKITNGIDAEHFTRVVREDPKRKGLLYAGTETGMYISFDDGANWNSFQMNLPIVPITDLTIKDDNLIVATQGRSLWMIDDLTVLHQLDENKKTSGNILYKPKETYRTKGRASSRPSKTSGQNHPNGVVTHFYLKNLSEKDSVHLTYISMAGDTLATYNNFSKEKDKKLEVKKGGNTFVWDTRGKGAKLLDGMILWWANLDGPKAVPGSYKVHLNVNGNTNTETFKIVPDPRAEASVADMQKQYDFITDINTTIDKAHKSIEKIRNVTAQLDAFTKQYADNESTKELIEKAKKMKESLGEVEKALYQTKNRSRQDPLNFPIKLTNKLGHLNSLVAIDDFPPTDQDIQVKNELTAQINDELEKFDAVMSNELKEFNSSFNALGLNYLFVE; encoded by the coding sequence ATGGGCCTCATGGCCCTTTTGCTATTGTTATTTACTAATACTGCGGAAGCACAACGAAGAAACAAGTCCAAAAGTGTTACCGTTACCTATCCGGAGGAATTATATTCCAGTCTGGACTATCGAGAAATTGGCCCGTTCAGGGGCGGCCGTTCAGCAGCCGTAACCGGCGTACCGGGGGAACCTAATCTTTATTATTTCGGGGCCACCGGAGGTGGTGTATGGAAAACATTAGACGGAGGTCGAACTTGGGAAAATATTTCTGACGGATACTTTGGCGGAAGTATTGGCGCGGTAGAGGTTGCACAGAGCGATCCTAACGTCATGTATGTTGGCGGTGGTGAACAAACTCTACGAGGTAATGTTTCATCGGGTTACGGAGTTTGGAAGACCGTAGATGCCGGTAAAACATGGGAAAAGGCCGGGCTTGAAAAAAGTAGGCACGTACCAAGAATAAGGGTACACCCCACGGATTATAATACGGTATATGCAGCAGTTTTAGGAGATATATACAAACCCACTAAGGAAAGAGGTGTCTACAAAAGTACGGATGGAGGAAAAACTTGGAAACAAGTACTTTTTGTAAACGATCAGGCCGGTGCAGTCGATTTGACATTCGACCCCAACAATCCAAGAATTTTATATGCTTCCACTTGGCGTGCACAGCGTACACCTTATAGTTTGAGCAGTGGTGGAGAAGGTTCTGCATTATGGAAAAGTACCGATAGTGGCGAAACTTGGAAGGAAATTTCCAAGAATGAGGGTTTCCCAACGGATACTTTGGGTATTATCGGCGTAGCAGTTTCTCCAAAAAATTCAGAGCGGGTTTGGGCGATTGTAGAAAATAAAGAAAAAGGCGGGCTATACCGTTCCGAGGACGGTGGAAAAAAATGGACGCTTGTCAATAGCGATCGTAGTTTAAGACAACGTGCTTGGTACTATACACGCGTGTATGCAGATACCCAAGATGAGGACGTAGTTTATGTACTAAATGTAAGCTACCATAAATCTACGGATGGAGGTAAGAGCTTTAAGTCGTTCAACGCTCCACATGGAGACCATCATGATTTATGGATATCACCTGAGGATGGGCAACGGATGATTATTGGCGATGATGGAGGCGCCCAGATTTCCTATGACGGTGGTGAAACTTGGAGTACGTATTACAATCAACCAACAGCTCAATATTATAGGGTAACCACGGACAACCATTTTCCATATCGTATTTATGTGGCACAACAAGATAATTCTACCTTGCGAGTGAACCACAGGAGTGATGGTTCTGCCATTACAGAGGATGATTGGGAAGAAACTGCAGGGGGTGAATCCGCATGGATTGCAGTAGACCCTGAAAATGATGATATTGTATATGGAGGTAGTTACGACGGATTCCTAACCCGTGTCAACCATGAAAAAGGAACGGTCCGAGGGATAAATGTATGGCCGGACAACCCTATGGGTGCCGGTGCCGAGGCGATGAAATATCGATTTCAATGGAATTTCCCCATATTGTTCAGTAGGCATGACCCCAATAAACTTTATACCTTTTCCAACCATGTACACATGACCACTAATGAAGGTCAAAGTTGGGAAGTGTTAAGTGGCGACCTTACCAGGAACGACCCAACCAAGTTAGGTTCCAGTGGTGGGCCCATCACGCAGGACAATACCAGCGTAGAATACTACTGTACCATCTTTACGGCGAACGAAAGCCCATTAAAGGAAGGCTTGCTTTGGGTAGGTAGTGATGACGGCTTAATTCATGTTACAAAGGACGGTGGCAAAACATGGGAAAATGTTACCCCTGCCAACATGCCGGAGTGGAATATGATCAACAGTATAGAGCCTTCTTATTTTGACGAAGGCACTTGTTATGTGGCCGCTACACGATATAAATTGGGTGATTTTCAACCGTATTTATATAAAACGACAGATTATGGTCAAACATGGACCAAGATTACCAATGGAATCGATGCTGAGCATTTTACCCGTGTAGTTCGGGAAGACCCTAAAAGAAAGGGATTGTTGTATGCCGGAACGGAAACGGGTATGTATATTTCCTTTGATGATGGAGCCAATTGGAATTCCTTTCAAATGAACTTGCCCATTGTACCAATAACGGATTTGACCATTAAGGATGATAATCTTATCGTGGCCACCCAAGGTAGAAGTCTTTGGATGATCGATGATTTAACCGTATTACATCAGTTGGACGAGAACAAGAAGACTTCCGGAAATATTCTTTACAAACCAAAAGAAACATATCGTACAAAGGGACGGGCTTCAAGTAGGCCATCCAAAACTTCAGGTCAAAACCATCCTAATGGTGTGGTAACCCATTTTTACTTAAAAAATCTCAGTGAAAAGGACAGTGTACATCTAACGTACATTTCCATGGCAGGCGATACTTTGGCCACATACAATAACTTTTCAAAGGAAAAGGATAAAAAACTCGAGGTAAAGAAAGGCGGAAATACCTTTGTTTGGGATACTCGGGGCAAAGGAGCCAAATTATTGGACGGAATGATTCTTTGGTGGGCCAATTTAGATGGTCCTAAGGCGGTTCCAGGAAGCTATAAGGTACATCTGAACGTCAATGGGAATACCAATACCGAAACCTTCAAAATTGTTCCAGATCCAAGGGCAGAAGCATCCGTTGCAGATATGCAAAAACAGTACGATTTTATTACCGATATCAATACGACCATTGATAAGGCCCATAAATCCATAGAAAAAATCAGAAACGTCACGGCCCAATTGGATGCATTTACCAAACAGTATGCGGACAATGAGTCTACTAAGGAGCTCATTGAAAAGGCCAAGAAAATGAAGGAAAGTCTTGGTGAAGTAGAAAAGGCCCTATATCAAACTAAGAACAGAAGTAGGCAAGACCCATTGAATTTCCCGATTAAATTGACCAATAAATTAGGGCATCTGAATAGTTTGGTGGCTATTGATGACTTCCCACCAACTGATCAGGATATTCAGGTTAAAAATGAGCTTACGGCTCAAATAAATGATGAGTTGGAGAAGTTTGATGCGGTAATGTCCAACGAACTTAAGGAGTTTAATTCCTCTTTTAATGCCTTGGGACTGAATTATTTGTTTGTTGAATAA
- a CDS encoding S41 family peptidase: MNLKILALFVLGFSSTAITAQESYFLMDPTLSPDAKTIVFSYDSDLWSVPSSGGTAVRLTAMDGNETLPSISPDGKWLSFSATPYGNKDIFLMPLQGGNIQQLTFNDADDDMDSWSWDSSKLYFTSSRYNRYSGYEVKIDGGTPKRLFDNYFNTVSNIVVHPKTNEIFFNESWEGKLFTHRKRYKGAYNPDIKSYNPNSKEFNKYTTYNGKDLWATADAEGNVFFVSDEANGEYNLYRLNNGEKAQLTQFESSIGRPHVSANGNLIVFVKDYQIHSYNVANKTSSKVLIQISNNNTLEKAQDFKVQGEISNFSVSPDNKKMAFVSRGELFVSDVKGKFIKHIPTKIDERVLEVVWLKDNKTLLYNRTDDGYFNLFTIDAEGTSTEKQHTKDSRNNVNIVLDPDFKKALYISGRDELRLLDLSNFKSELLLKDEFWALYAPQPYFSPNGKYIVYTAIRNFESDVFVIRLSDKKITNLTNTGVTENSPIWSPDGKYLYMVSNLVKPSYPYGLDESQIYQMPLDKYEDPYTTDKFHEMFKEEEKEKEEEKDDKKKEDKEDKKPISITINEEKIMERINAVSPSFGRQNSPSVIKKDDATHVIYLSNHDEGKTKLWKTVIEPFKKNKTEKVLDDEIRGYQLANAKDSYYLLSKGNLHTFDVEKNKSEKIEMDYTFRRNLSNEFSQMFYEAWAGFEENFYDGDFHGEDWTALRKKYEQYLPYLTNRDQLRVLFNDMLGELNTSHFGFRSSGDEEDVFYTTKSLATGIDFSNEDPYVVEAIITDGPADISGKNIKKGDVLISVNGQKIDSKKNREFYFNEPSIDSEIQLEFKRGDENISVNLHPITTSSQRSLLYDEWVDDNQKYVDSKSDKRIAYIHMKNMGGGELENFKREMVSETNQRDALVLDLRYNTGGNVHDEVLQLLSQKPYLKWKYRDGALAPQPNFAPAAKPIILLMNEQSLSDAEMTAAGFKALKLGKTLGTETYRWIIFTSGKSLVDGSFYRLPAWGCFTLDGKNLEKTGVTPDIAVPETFLDRLNGNKPQLDRAIQEILKQL; the protein is encoded by the coding sequence ATGAACCTTAAAATTTTAGCTCTTTTCGTTCTTGGATTTTCCTCTACTGCCATCACTGCCCAAGAATCCTATTTCTTGATGGACCCTACCCTGTCACCCGATGCAAAAACCATTGTATTTAGTTATGACTCCGATCTTTGGAGCGTACCATCGAGCGGCGGAACAGCAGTTCGTCTTACGGCCATGGACGGCAACGAAACCTTGCCCAGCATTTCCCCAGATGGCAAATGGCTGTCCTTTAGTGCGACTCCATACGGTAACAAAGACATCTTTTTAATGCCATTGCAGGGAGGAAATATCCAGCAATTGACCTTTAACGATGCCGATGATGATATGGACAGCTGGTCTTGGGATTCTTCCAAACTATATTTCACCTCTTCCCGCTACAATCGATATTCTGGCTATGAGGTAAAAATAGACGGAGGTACTCCAAAACGTTTGTTCGACAACTATTTTAATACGGTTTCAAATATTGTAGTTCACCCAAAGACCAATGAAATATTCTTCAACGAAAGTTGGGAAGGAAAGCTTTTTACACATAGAAAAAGATACAAAGGCGCCTATAATCCAGATATAAAATCCTATAACCCTAACTCCAAGGAATTTAATAAATACACGACCTACAACGGAAAGGATTTATGGGCTACAGCTGATGCCGAGGGCAACGTGTTTTTTGTTTCCGACGAGGCAAATGGGGAGTACAACTTATATAGACTTAACAATGGTGAAAAGGCGCAATTGACACAATTTGAAAGTAGTATTGGCAGGCCCCATGTTAGTGCCAATGGCAATCTTATTGTTTTTGTAAAAGATTATCAAATCCATAGTTATAATGTTGCCAACAAAACTTCCTCAAAAGTTCTAATTCAAATAAGCAATAACAATACTTTGGAGAAGGCTCAAGATTTCAAGGTTCAGGGGGAAATAAGCAATTTTTCGGTTTCACCGGACAACAAAAAAATGGCTTTTGTTTCAAGGGGCGAACTATTTGTATCGGACGTCAAAGGAAAGTTCATTAAGCACATTCCCACTAAAATTGACGAACGTGTACTTGAAGTGGTTTGGCTTAAAGACAACAAAACCCTTCTTTATAATCGCACGGATGATGGATATTTTAATTTGTTCACCATTGACGCGGAAGGTACTTCTACAGAAAAACAACATACCAAAGATTCAAGGAACAATGTTAACATAGTCCTTGATCCTGATTTTAAGAAAGCCCTATATATTAGTGGTCGCGATGAACTGCGGTTACTTGATCTTTCCAATTTTAAAAGTGAGCTCCTTTTAAAGGATGAATTTTGGGCCCTATATGCCCCACAACCCTATTTTTCGCCAAATGGAAAGTACATTGTATATACTGCCATTCGGAATTTTGAGTCGGATGTTTTTGTCATACGTCTGTCCGATAAGAAAATCACCAACCTTACCAATACTGGGGTCACCGAAAATTCACCCATTTGGTCGCCGGACGGGAAATATCTGTATATGGTATCCAACTTGGTAAAACCCTCATATCCTTACGGATTGGATGAATCACAGATTTACCAAATGCCTTTGGATAAATACGAAGATCCTTATACGACGGACAAGTTCCACGAAATGTTCAAGGAGGAAGAAAAAGAAAAGGAGGAAGAAAAAGACGATAAAAAGAAGGAGGACAAAGAAGACAAAAAGCCGATTAGCATTACTATCAACGAAGAGAAGATCATGGAACGGATTAACGCTGTTAGTCCCTCTTTCGGAAGACAAAATAGTCCCTCAGTCATTAAAAAGGATGATGCTACTCATGTCATTTATCTTAGTAATCACGATGAAGGAAAGACGAAACTTTGGAAGACCGTCATAGAACCTTTTAAAAAGAACAAGACCGAAAAAGTTTTGGACGACGAAATTCGAGGATATCAATTGGCAAATGCCAAGGACTCCTATTATTTACTAAGCAAAGGAAACTTGCATACATTTGACGTGGAAAAGAACAAGTCCGAAAAAATTGAGATGGACTACACTTTCCGTCGTAATCTCTCCAATGAATTCAGCCAAATGTTTTATGAAGCCTGGGCAGGATTTGAGGAAAATTTTTACGATGGCGATTTCCATGGTGAGGATTGGACCGCCCTACGAAAAAAGTATGAGCAATATTTGCCTTATTTAACCAATAGGGACCAACTAAGAGTATTGTTCAACGATATGCTGGGCGAACTGAATACTTCTCACTTTGGTTTTAGGTCCAGTGGAGACGAAGAGGATGTATTCTATACAACCAAATCCTTGGCGACAGGAATAGACTTTTCCAATGAAGACCCCTATGTGGTGGAGGCAATCATAACAGATGGTCCCGCAGATATTTCAGGGAAGAATATTAAAAAAGGTGATGTTTTGATATCGGTCAACGGCCAAAAAATAGATTCTAAAAAGAATAGGGAATTTTATTTTAATGAGCCTTCAATCGACTCCGAAATACAACTGGAATTTAAACGCGGGGACGAAAATATTTCCGTTAACCTACACCCTATAACTACCTCTTCACAAAGGAGTCTTCTTTATGACGAATGGGTAGACGATAACCAGAAATATGTCGATTCTAAAAGCGACAAAAGAATTGCTTATATCCATATGAAGAATATGGGTGGTGGGGAGCTTGAAAATTTTAAAAGGGAAATGGTTTCCGAAACCAATCAGAGGGATGCCCTAGTCCTGGATCTACGCTATAATACAGGGGGAAATGTCCATGACGAAGTGCTTCAGTTACTATCCCAAAAACCCTATCTAAAATGGAAATATAGGGATGGTGCCCTTGCACCGCAACCCAACTTTGCTCCGGCCGCAAAACCGATTATTCTATTGATGAACGAACAATCACTCAGTGATGCCGAAATGACCGCAGCAGGATTTAAGGCCTTAAAACTTGGTAAAACCTTGGGAACGGAAACCTACCGCTGGATAATTTTTACCTCGGGCAAGAGTTTGGTCGATGGCTCCTTTTATCGCTTACCGGCATGGGGATGTTTCACCTTGGATGGAAAAAATTTGGAAAAAACAGGGGTTACACCGGACATTGCGGTACCCGAAACTTTTTTAGACCGCTTGAACGGGAACAAACCTCAACTCGACCGAGCGATACAGGAAATATTGAAGCAATTGTAA
- a CDS encoding lactonase family protein translates to MKYWLFVAIGLGIILIGCKTNTENDMYNLYVGTYTDGESNGIYRLKFNTNTGALTDKKLAATIENPSYIKFSPDNKTLYAVLETDSFENSSGGVLAYDLIDGKLTQKGDMATVGAHPCHIAVSDDGKELAISSYTGGSATIFGLDTSGSLKENRQIIDHKSLDTVKTSHVHSAEFTEDGLFIADLGLDAVKRYKAENGKYLQNEQASVDLPDGAGPRHFTFGQNGKYLYVINELNSTITVFEKVGNEYQEIETHATLADDFDGESYCADIHLSSDGKFLYGSNRGEQTIVIFKVDQKTGSLSLVGSESVRGDWPRNFTIDPSGKFLLVANQKSNNIVVFKRNEDQGTLEFLEEMSLPNPVCLEFLEN, encoded by the coding sequence ATGAAATATTGGCTATTTGTCGCAATAGGTTTGGGCATAATATTGATAGGATGTAAGACTAATACAGAAAATGACATGTACAACCTATATGTAGGAACATATACCGATGGGGAAAGTAACGGTATTTATCGATTAAAATTTAACACCAATACAGGAGCACTTACGGACAAAAAATTAGCAGCGACGATTGAAAATCCTTCGTATATAAAGTTTTCCCCGGACAATAAAACCTTGTATGCTGTTTTGGAAACGGATAGTTTTGAGAATTCTTCTGGAGGCGTTTTGGCTTATGACCTCATAGATGGAAAGCTAACCCAAAAGGGCGATATGGCAACGGTTGGGGCGCATCCCTGTCATATTGCCGTTTCGGATGACGGTAAAGAATTGGCCATTTCCAGTTATACCGGGGGTAGCGCCACTATTTTTGGTTTGGATACTTCGGGAAGTTTAAAAGAAAATCGACAAATCATTGATCATAAAAGTCTCGACACGGTTAAGACTTCACATGTTCATTCTGCCGAATTTACCGAGGATGGTTTGTTTATTGCTGATTTGGGATTAGATGCGGTGAAGCGATACAAAGCTGAAAATGGTAAGTATTTACAAAACGAACAAGCCTCTGTTGATTTACCCGATGGAGCAGGGCCAAGGCATTTTACTTTTGGTCAAAATGGAAAGTATCTGTATGTCATCAATGAATTGAATTCTACCATTACCGTATTTGAAAAAGTAGGCAATGAATACCAAGAAATAGAGACGCATGCTACCCTTGCTGATGATTTTGATGGTGAAAGTTACTGTGCAGATATTCATTTATCGTCAGATGGTAAATTTTTGTACGGCTCAAACCGTGGAGAACAGACTATCGTCATTTTTAAGGTGGACCAGAAAACAGGAAGTTTGAGCTTAGTGGGAAGTGAATCTGTTCGGGGAGATTGGCCCCGTAATTTCACCATTGATCCCTCAGGAAAATTTCTATTGGTAGCCAATCAAAAGAGTAACAATATCGTTGTCTTTAAAAGAAACGAAGACCAAGGCACTTTGGAATTTTTAGAGGAAATGTCTCTGCCAAACCCTGTTTGCCTGGAGTTTTTGGAAAACTGA